In Candidatus Nanopelagicales bacterium, the DNA window GTTGGGCCACTGGTCGGAAACGTGGACAGGACCGAGCCAACTACCTGGCCGCGCCCATCGCGTTGACCGTCGGCGTACTCATTCAGGTAATCGTGTACCTAGCCTCACCCAACTCGCCGCAGGTGGGACCACCGGAAACAACACCATTGAGCCAACGGCTGACCTATTTCGATGGGTTCTTGCGGTCGGTGACGTTTGGGACTGCCAACGTTGCCCGAAGTGATATTTGGTTTCTCGCCAGCGGCATCGCCTTCGTCTTGTGCTTCTGGTTGCTGTGGCGCAACAGAGCGCGACCCGAACTGCGCACCGCCGGTCTGTTGATTGGCCTGTGCGCGCTCACGTCCTTCGGACTGACAGCTGCGCTGCGAGATCCCGCCCCGTTTAGGTTCTGGGTCAACCTCGGGCTGGTGTTCTTCTCGCTGCTTGTCGTTACTGTCGCCGCGACGGTGACCTACACACCAGTCACCAAGGTCGCGCTAGGTGCTGCTGGTGCGGGGCTCCTTTTGCTTTGGGTAGCGGCGTTTCCGATCGGAAACGTCAGGGTTGCTACGTCCTATTCGTGGCCCGCGCAAGTCAGTGAGGCGGCGATGCGGTGCCGCAACGAGCCGGGCTTGACCGGCGTCTCGATTCGGGTTGGGCCGGACTTCTTTGTTCCGGCCGGACTTAGGTACCCATGCAGGTATCTGACTCGGTGAGCCTTTCGGCTGGCGATCCGACGGCGTTACCGCGTCACGGTGATGACTCGACCAACCCGAGTAGGTAGTTGCCGTACCCGCTCTTGCGCAGGGGCTCAGCGATTGTTGCTAGGTGTTCGGTGTCGATCCAGCCTTCCCGCCAGGCAATCTCCTCAATGCAACCGATCTTGAGACCCTGCCGTTGCTCCACGACTTGCACGAACTCACCGGCGGCCATCAACGAGTCCACGGTGCCGGTGTCGAGCCAAGCAGTACCTCGGTCCAACACCGACACACGCAGTTCGCCGCGGGATAGGTAGTAGTCGTTGATCGCCGTGATCTCCAGCTCACCGCGAGCGCTTGGAGTGATCCCCTTGGCCACCTCTAGCACCGAGTTGTCATAGAAATAGAGCCCTGGCACGGCGAAGTTGCTTCGCGGCTTGACTGGCTTCTCCTCGATGGACAGGACGCGACCTTCGCCGTCGAACTCCACGACTCCGTAGTCGGACGGCTCGCTGACGTGGTAAGCGAAAATCTGGCCACCTTCCACGTGCCTATTGCGTTTGAGCGCAGCGCCAAGGCCCGTACCGAAGAAGATATTGTCGCCAAGTACGAGGCAGACTGACTCGTCGCCCACAAAATCCTCGCCGATGATGAATGCCTGCGCCAAACCCTCCGGTCGCGGCTGGACCGCATAGCTGATAGCTATGCCGATTCGCGAACCGTCGCCGAGTAGTCGTTCGAAGGACGCGCGATCTTCTGGCGTGGTGATCACCAGCACCTCGCGGATTCCGGCCATCATCAGCAGCGACAACGGATAGTAGATCATCGGCTTGTCGTAGATGGGTAGCAGTTGTTTGCTCACACCTTGGGTAGTTGGATGCAGCCGCGTGCCGGAGCCGCCCGCCAGAATGATTCCTCG includes these proteins:
- the rfbA gene encoding glucose-1-phosphate thymidylyltransferase RfbA, translating into MRGIILAGGSGTRLHPTTQGVSKQLLPIYDKPMIYYPLSLLMMAGIREVLVITTPEDRASFERLLGDGSRIGIAISYAVQPRPEGLAQAFIIGEDFVGDESVCLVLGDNIFFGTGLGAALKRNRHVEGGQIFAYHVSEPSDYGVVEFDGEGRVLSIEEKPVKPRSNFAVPGLYFYDNSVLEVAKGITPSARGELEITAINDYYLSRGELRVSVLDRGTAWLDTGTVDSLMAAGEFVQVVEQRQGLKIGCIEEIAWREGWIDTEHLATIAEPLRKSGYGNYLLGLVESSP